In a single window of the Streptomyces sp. NBC_00094 genome:
- a CDS encoding enoyl-CoA hydratase/isomerase family protein encodes MSIRVERDKETGVAVVTLDRPAKHNSVTLDMARELAAVWRGFRYEDDIRAIVVTGAGGRAFCTGIDRDAVGNIPQPSSPYTIDDPLLTIGPKANDLWKPVVAAVEGMACGGAFYLLGEAEFLVAGEDATFFDPHTTYGMVSAFETVHMAQRMPYGEIARMALMGSAERISARRAYETGLVSELTPTGGALEAALRAAAVIATHPTEAVQGTVRALWSVTEPSRTPALAQAPHLVALGNLPPERQGELFGGRRSGGGGGYRLR; translated from the coding sequence GTGAGTATCCGGGTGGAGCGGGACAAGGAGACCGGGGTCGCGGTCGTCACCCTCGACCGGCCCGCGAAACACAACTCCGTCACCCTCGACATGGCCCGCGAACTCGCCGCCGTCTGGCGGGGTTTCCGGTACGAGGACGACATCCGCGCGATCGTCGTCACCGGGGCCGGGGGGCGGGCCTTCTGCACCGGGATCGACCGGGACGCCGTCGGGAACATCCCGCAGCCCTCGTCCCCGTACACGATCGACGACCCCCTCCTCACGATCGGCCCCAAGGCGAACGACCTGTGGAAGCCGGTCGTCGCCGCCGTCGAGGGCATGGCGTGCGGCGGGGCCTTCTACCTGCTCGGCGAGGCCGAGTTCCTGGTCGCGGGCGAGGACGCCACCTTCTTCGACCCGCACACCACCTACGGGATGGTCAGCGCCTTCGAGACCGTCCACATGGCGCAGCGGATGCCGTACGGGGAGATCGCCCGGATGGCCCTGATGGGCAGCGCGGAACGGATCTCGGCCCGACGGGCGTACGAGACGGGGCTCGTCTCCGAGCTGACCCCGACCGGCGGGGCCCTGGAGGCCGCCCTGCGGGCCGCCGCCGTCATCGCGACGCACCCGACCGAGGCCGTCCAGGGCACGGTCCGGGCCCTCTGGTCGGTCACGGAACCGTCCCGCACCCCGGCCCTCGCACAGGCACCGCACCTGGTCGCCCTGGGGAACCTGCCGCCGGAGCGCCAGGGGGAGCTGTTCGGCGGAAGAAGGAGCGGGGGCGGGGGCGGATACCGGCTGCGGTGA
- a CDS encoding Zn-ribbon domain-containing OB-fold protein, with protein MLTPVADEDGAPFWEYTARGELRVQACAAPDCGELRFPPRPCCPHCHSFDSEWRLMSGRGRIWSYVLPHPPLLPDYAAQPGYNAVLVELAEAPRIRLVGNVVTIPDAPLNSVDPGRLRIGAPVKVAFTEVDGVTVPRWLLERG; from the coding sequence ATGCTGACACCCGTCGCCGACGAGGACGGCGCTCCCTTCTGGGAGTACACCGCCCGGGGCGAGCTCCGCGTCCAGGCCTGCGCGGCCCCCGACTGCGGCGAGCTCCGCTTCCCGCCCCGCCCCTGCTGCCCGCACTGCCACTCCTTCGACAGCGAGTGGCGGCTCATGTCCGGACGCGGCCGGATCTGGTCGTACGTCCTGCCGCACCCGCCGCTCCTGCCCGACTACGCCGCCCAGCCCGGCTACAACGCGGTCCTCGTCGAACTGGCCGAGGCCCCCCGCATCCGTCTCGTCGGCAACGTGGTCACCATCCCCGACGCCCCCCTGAACTCGGTCGACCCGGGCCGGCTGCGCATCGGCGCCCCGGTGAAGGTCGCCTTCACCGAGGTCGACGGCGTCACCGTCCCCCGCTGGCTCCTGGAGCGCGGGTGA
- a CDS encoding lipid-transfer protein yields MLKDATAIVGIGQTAFAKRLPETEKALACRAILAALDDAGIDPSEVDGFASYTMEETDEVEVAKSIGAGDVTFFSKIGYGGGGSCATVGHLAAAVATGQASVGVAWRSRKRGSGPRPWTNTAAQLATPGQWTRPFGLLRPADEIGMLARRYMHEYGATRDHLFNVALACRNRANQNPAAIMYERPLTREMYMTARWISEPLCLFDNCLETDGALACVIVSAERARDCRQKPVYVHSAAQGLPAQHHGMVNYWNDDPLSGPAWTAARHLWKQADFGPQDVDVAQIYDAFTPLVPLSLEGYGFCGRGEGAAFTEGGALEIGGRLPLNTGGGGLSEAYVHGFNLINEGVKQLRGTSTAQVPDAATCLVTAGEGVPTSAILLRA; encoded by the coding sequence TTGCTCAAGGACGCCACGGCCATCGTCGGGATCGGGCAGACCGCCTTCGCCAAACGACTCCCCGAGACCGAGAAGGCCCTCGCCTGCCGGGCGATCCTCGCCGCCCTCGACGACGCCGGGATCGACCCCTCCGAGGTCGACGGCTTCGCCTCGTACACGATGGAGGAGACCGACGAGGTCGAGGTCGCCAAGTCCATCGGCGCCGGCGACGTCACCTTCTTCTCCAAGATCGGCTACGGCGGCGGCGGCTCCTGCGCCACCGTCGGCCACCTCGCCGCCGCCGTCGCCACCGGCCAGGCGAGCGTCGGCGTCGCCTGGCGCTCGCGCAAACGCGGCTCCGGCCCCCGGCCCTGGACCAACACCGCCGCCCAGCTCGCCACCCCCGGCCAGTGGACCCGCCCCTTCGGGCTGCTCCGCCCCGCCGACGAGATCGGCATGCTCGCCCGCCGCTACATGCACGAGTACGGCGCCACCCGCGACCACCTCTTCAACGTCGCCCTCGCCTGCCGCAACCGCGCCAACCAGAACCCCGCCGCGATCATGTACGAACGCCCGCTCACCCGCGAGATGTACATGACCGCCCGCTGGATCAGCGAACCCCTCTGCCTCTTCGACAACTGCCTGGAGACCGACGGGGCGCTCGCCTGCGTCATCGTCTCCGCCGAACGCGCCCGCGACTGCCGGCAGAAGCCGGTGTACGTGCACTCCGCCGCCCAGGGCCTGCCCGCCCAGCACCACGGCATGGTCAACTACTGGAACGACGACCCGCTCTCCGGACCCGCCTGGACCGCCGCCCGACACCTCTGGAAGCAAGCCGACTTCGGCCCCCAGGACGTCGACGTCGCCCAGATCTACGACGCCTTCACCCCGCTCGTCCCGCTCTCCCTGGAGGGCTACGGCTTCTGCGGACGCGGCGAAGGGGCCGCCTTCACCGAGGGCGGCGCCCTGGAGATCGGCGGCCGGCTGCCCCTCAACACCGGCGGCGGCGGCCTCTCCGAGGCGTACGTCCACGGCTTCAACCTCATCAACGAGGGCGTGAAGCAGCTCCGCGGCACCTCCACCGCCCAAGTACCCGACGCGGCCACCTGCCTGGTCACGGCGGGCGAGGGCGTCCCCACCTCCGCGATCCTCCTTCGAGCCTGA
- a CDS encoding FadD3 family acyl-CoA ligase, whose product MRGDLEWGTIPGLVRAAAERYGEREAVVDGRARVTYAELGERVERAAAACLATGIRVGDRVAIWAPNTLDWIVSALGAVTAGAVLVPLNTRFKGTEAAHVLRRSRARLLFVTGTFLGTSYVASLRRSGVELPDLEKAVVLGDTAPDDPAWTTWKAFLAAGDRVPAERVRARADAIDPADPSDIIYTSGTTGSPKGAVIGHAQTLRCYAVWSELAGLREGDRYLVVNPFFHTFGYKAGILACLMRGAVIVPQSVFTVDTVLANIAAERVTVLPGPPTLHQSLLDHPARASHDLSSLRLVVTGAAVVPLRLVERLRTELGVGTVLTAYGLSEASGIVTMCRRDDPAETVATTSGRPIPDTEVRLSPTGEVLVRGHHVMRGYFEDAEETAAAIDADGWLHTGDIGVLDEAGNLRITDRLKDMFIVGGFNAYPAEIEQLLGLHPDIADVAVVGIPDPRLGEVGKAFAVRRAGSRVTADDLIAWSRREMANYKVPREVEFVTELPRNASGKVVKGELRGRVAAGG is encoded by the coding sequence ATGCGCGGCGACCTGGAGTGGGGCACGATCCCCGGGCTCGTACGGGCGGCGGCCGAGCGGTACGGGGAGCGGGAGGCGGTCGTCGACGGACGCGCCCGCGTCACGTACGCCGAACTCGGCGAGCGGGTCGAACGGGCCGCCGCCGCGTGTCTCGCCACCGGGATACGGGTGGGGGACCGGGTCGCGATCTGGGCCCCCAACACCCTCGACTGGATCGTCTCGGCGCTCGGCGCCGTCACCGCCGGAGCCGTCCTCGTCCCCCTGAACACCCGCTTCAAGGGGACGGAGGCCGCCCACGTACTCCGGCGCTCCCGGGCCCGCCTGCTCTTCGTCACCGGCACCTTCCTCGGCACCTCGTACGTGGCCTCCCTGCGCCGCTCGGGCGTCGAACTCCCGGACCTGGAGAAGGCCGTCGTCCTCGGCGACACCGCGCCCGACGACCCGGCCTGGACGACCTGGAAGGCCTTCCTCGCGGCGGGCGACCGGGTCCCGGCCGAGCGGGTCCGCGCCCGGGCCGACGCGATCGACCCCGCCGACCCCTCCGACATCATCTACACCTCGGGCACCACCGGCAGCCCCAAGGGCGCCGTCATCGGCCACGCCCAGACCCTGCGCTGCTACGCGGTCTGGTCCGAACTGGCCGGCCTCCGGGAGGGCGACCGCTACCTCGTGGTCAACCCCTTCTTCCACACCTTCGGCTACAAGGCCGGCATCCTCGCCTGCCTCATGCGCGGCGCGGTGATCGTCCCGCAGTCCGTCTTCACCGTGGACACCGTCCTCGCCAACATCGCCGCCGAGCGCGTCACGGTCCTCCCCGGCCCGCCCACCCTTCACCAGTCCCTCCTGGACCACCCCGCCCGCGCGTCCCACGACCTCTCCTCGCTCCGGCTCGTCGTGACGGGTGCGGCCGTGGTCCCGCTCCGGCTCGTCGAGCGGCTCCGTACGGAGCTGGGGGTGGGCACGGTCCTCACGGCGTACGGGCTCTCCGAGGCGAGCGGCATCGTCACGATGTGCCGCCGCGACGACCCGGCCGAGACCGTCGCCACCACCTCGGGCCGCCCGATCCCGGACACGGAGGTCCGGCTCTCGCCCACCGGCGAGGTCCTCGTTCGGGGCCACCACGTCATGCGCGGCTACTTCGAGGACGCGGAGGAGACCGCGGCGGCGATCGACGCGGACGGCTGGCTGCACACCGGGGACATCGGCGTCCTGGACGAGGCGGGGAACCTGCGGATCACGGACCGCCTGAAGGACATGTTCATCGTGGGCGGCTTCAACGCCTACCCGGCCGAGATCGAGCAACTCCTGGGCCTCCACCCCGACATCGCGGACGTCGCCGTCGTCGGCATCCCCGACCCGAGGCTGGGCGAGGTGGGCAAGGCCTTCGCGGTACGGAGGGCGGGGTCGCGGGTGACGGCGGACGACCTGATCGCCTGGTCGCGGCGGGAGATGGCGAACTACAAGGTGCCGAGGGAGGTCGAGTTCGTGACGGAGCTCCCGAGGAACGCGAGCGGGAAGGTCGTGAAGGGGGAGCTGAGGGGGCGGGTGGCGGCGGGGGGGTGA